In Thalassotalea sp. Sam97, a single window of DNA contains:
- the cysC gene encoding adenylyl-sulfate kinase, with amino-acid sequence MMKTENTVWHAHHVSKAERAKQKQQKPCLLWYTGLSGSGKSTVANAVDALLFERNCHTYILDGDNVRHGLNGDLGFSDDDRIENIRRISQVGKLFVDSGLIVTTAFISPFQSDRDMARELLADGEFIEVFIDTPIEVCEQRDPKGLYKKARAGEIKEFTGITSAYDIPKQPEIHVKTADTSIKACAMQIVDYLEQNGYIPG; translated from the coding sequence ATGATGAAAACAGAGAATACCGTTTGGCATGCGCATCATGTCAGTAAAGCAGAACGAGCAAAGCAAAAACAACAAAAGCCTTGTTTACTTTGGTATACCGGTCTTAGTGGTTCAGGTAAATCGACGGTAGCGAATGCGGTGGATGCGTTGTTGTTTGAGCGTAATTGCCACACTTATATCTTAGATGGCGATAATGTTCGCCATGGCTTAAATGGCGATTTGGGATTTTCTGATGATGATCGTATTGAAAATATTCGCCGTATCAGTCAAGTAGGTAAATTATTTGTCGATTCAGGATTAATTGTGACTACGGCGTTTATTTCGCCATTTCAATCTGACCGCGATATGGCACGTGAGTTATTGGCAGACGGCGAATTTATTGAAGTGTTTATTGATACGCCAATCGAGGTTTGTGAGCAGCGCGATCCAAAAGGTTTGTATAAGAAAGCAAGAGCTGGTGAAATAAAAGAATTTACGGGCATCACCTCGGCGTATGACATTCCGAAGCAACCAGAAATTCATGTAAAAACGGCAGATACAAGCATTAAAGCCTGTGCTATGCAGATTGTTGATTATCTTGAGCAAAACGGCTACATCCCAGGCTAA
- a CDS encoding SLC13 family permease: protein MLSVDQWLMIMVFFVTLVSLIKYQYVPERVFATATLVCLSLSFVSTQEIFSNAVNPGLITLILLITCSFAFERTSVLRGLSSRLIGKNKPLSYLKTLMTSAFASAILNNTAVVATLISPIKNNQHINSGRLLLPLSYAAILGGTLTLVGTSTNLIVNSMLIERGAPSLQFFDFTIVGLSALTACMLVLFVRIGTLPKTEADTKRDKHYVVEAKVLPSSKLIGRSIEDNGLRSMESLFLVEIVRNEKLISPVTPEDSIETNDKLIFTGDIAKVKVLQQFDGLQLFAEQSGLLRDNLTQVLIKPGSSIIGKTLKQTGFRARFDAAVVAIRREGSTLSGKLGEIILQSGDFLVLAVGNDFATRSNISKNFYILSGVKADGMLSGWRDKFTLVGFVTSIAVSVLMNIPLVKCLLFYLAALFAFKCLSINEVKRRFPLEIFIVVVSALSLATALENTGISYVIADGVQTFLQDKSVLIAFIAVYLITLILTEVITNNAAAALIFPIAYNMAIGLGVDPLPFVMAVAFAASGSFISPYGYQTNIMVFNAGNYRIKDFIKLGLPVSLTYSAVVLTMIPLIFPFE from the coding sequence ATGCTAAGTGTTGATCAGTGGTTGATGATCATGGTGTTTTTCGTAACCCTAGTTAGTTTAATTAAGTACCAATATGTGCCAGAACGAGTGTTTGCAACGGCAACGCTGGTATGCTTAAGCTTGTCATTTGTTAGCACCCAAGAGATTTTTAGTAACGCGGTAAACCCTGGGCTTATTACCCTGATACTGCTTATTACCTGTTCGTTTGCATTTGAGCGAACGAGTGTTTTACGGGGATTATCGAGTCGACTAATCGGCAAAAATAAACCCTTATCGTATCTCAAGACGTTAATGACCAGCGCCTTTGCATCCGCCATATTAAATAATACCGCAGTCGTTGCAACGCTCATCTCGCCGATTAAAAACAACCAACACATTAACTCAGGTCGGTTACTTTTACCCTTGTCTTATGCTGCTATTCTTGGTGGTACGTTAACCTTAGTGGGTACCTCAACGAACTTGATTGTTAATTCGATGCTGATTGAGCGTGGCGCACCGAGTTTGCAATTTTTTGACTTCACCATCGTTGGTTTGAGTGCCTTAACCGCTTGCATGCTGGTGTTGTTTGTTCGAATAGGCACTTTGCCGAAAACCGAGGCTGATACGAAAAGGGATAAGCATTACGTTGTTGAAGCGAAAGTGTTACCCAGTTCGAAATTGATAGGACGTTCCATTGAAGATAATGGTTTGCGCAGTATGGAGTCGCTTTTTTTGGTTGAGATTGTACGAAACGAAAAGCTGATTTCGCCAGTCACCCCAGAAGACAGTATTGAGACCAATGATAAATTAATTTTTACCGGCGATATTGCTAAGGTAAAGGTATTGCAGCAGTTCGATGGTTTGCAACTTTTTGCTGAGCAAAGTGGGTTGTTACGTGACAACCTTACGCAAGTGTTGATTAAGCCTGGCTCATCAATCATCGGTAAAACACTTAAGCAAACGGGCTTTCGAGCTCGCTTTGATGCGGCGGTGGTTGCTATTCGCAGAGAGGGATCAACCTTATCCGGAAAACTTGGCGAGATTATTTTACAGTCGGGCGACTTTCTTGTTCTTGCTGTAGGTAATGATTTTGCAACGCGAAGTAATATTAGTAAAAACTTTTATATTTTAAGTGGTGTCAAGGCCGATGGCATGCTTAGCGGTTGGCGAGACAAGTTTACCCTCGTTGGTTTTGTCACGAGTATTGCGGTTTCGGTGCTCATGAACATTCCGTTGGTAAAATGTTTACTGTTTTATTTAGCTGCCTTATTTGCGTTTAAGTGTTTGTCGATTAACGAGGTAAAACGCCGTTTTCCGCTAGAAATATTTATTGTTGTGGTGAGTGCATTATCATTGGCGACGGCATTGGAAAATACCGGCATCAGTTATGTCATTGCCGATGGCGTGCAAACGTTTTTACAAGATAAGTCGGTGCTCATTGCGTTTATTGCGGTATATCTTATCACCCTGATATTAACCGAGGTGATCACCAACAACGCGGCGGCGGCACTTATTTTCCCAATAGCCTACAACATGGCGATAGGCTTAGGCGTCGATCCTCTGCCGTTTGTTATGGCCGTTGCGTTTGCGGCAAGTGGCAGTTTTATTAGCCCGTATGGCTATCAAACCAATATTATGGTGTTTAACGCCGGTAATTATCGTATAAAAGACTTTATCAAACTTGGCTTGCCTGTATCGTTAACATACAGCGCCGTGGTTTTGACTATGATCCCATTAATTTTTCCTTTTGAGTAA
- the cysN gene encoding sulfate adenylyltransferase subunit CysN — translation MNQEQALIEHDIEAYLRAHENKDMLRFLTCGNVDDGKSTLIGRLLHDSKLIFEDHMEAIKSDSKKFNTTDGEFDLALLVDGLQSEREQGITIDVAYRYFATEKRKFIIADCPGHEQYTRNMATGASNCDLAIVMIDARYGVQTQTKRHTYIASLLGIKHVIVAVNKMDLVDYSQPLYRKIKEEYRRFSKNLHIPDIRFVPISALRGDNVVNRSDHMTWYPGATLMSLLETVTLSTDNNLDDFRLPIQYVTRPNLDFRGFCGTIGGGVINVGDLITALPSGKSSSVKAIVTADGELQSATVGQAVTLTLNDEIDISRGDVIVRSNKLADVTEHFEAHVVWMGEAALQPGKEYEFKTASKNVYGRVDDINYLIDVNTLASRKGSELKLNEVGSCNITTNGAVVVDSYDKVKCTGSFVIIDRLTNITVGAGMITKTSLVPDPTKTEALRQYSQSEVELNAFIRKNYPEWDCKAI, via the coding sequence ATGAACCAAGAGCAAGCATTAATTGAACACGATATTGAAGCGTATTTACGCGCTCATGAAAACAAGGACATGTTACGTTTTCTAACCTGTGGTAACGTTGATGACGGTAAATCGACATTGATTGGCCGTTTATTACATGATTCAAAGTTGATCTTTGAAGATCACATGGAGGCAATCAAGTCCGACTCAAAGAAATTTAATACCACCGATGGCGAATTTGACTTGGCGTTACTGGTTGATGGCTTGCAGTCTGAGCGTGAGCAAGGTATTACCATTGATGTTGCTTATCGTTATTTTGCCACGGAAAAACGTAAGTTTATTATCGCTGACTGTCCTGGTCACGAGCAATACACGCGTAATATGGCAACCGGTGCGTCCAATTGTGACTTAGCGATAGTGATGATCGATGCCCGCTATGGCGTACAAACACAAACCAAACGTCATACCTACATCGCCTCATTGCTTGGTATCAAGCACGTTATTGTGGCGGTGAATAAAATGGACTTAGTCGATTATTCGCAGCCGTTATACCGAAAAATTAAAGAAGAATACCGTCGCTTTAGTAAAAACTTACATATCCCTGATATCCGCTTTGTCCCAATTTCAGCATTACGTGGCGATAATGTGGTAAATCGATCTGACCATATGACGTGGTACCCAGGCGCGACATTAATGAGTTTGCTTGAGACGGTAACACTGTCCACAGATAATAACCTAGATGATTTTCGTTTGCCGATACAGTATGTGACTCGCCCTAATTTAGACTTTCGTGGTTTTTGTGGCACTATTGGCGGCGGTGTGATTAACGTTGGCGATCTGATCACCGCATTGCCGTCAGGTAAAAGCTCATCGGTTAAGGCCATTGTCACCGCCGATGGCGAACTGCAATCGGCCACCGTTGGTCAGGCGGTTACACTGACGTTAAACGACGAGATTGACATTTCTCGCGGTGATGTGATTGTTCGTTCGAACAAACTCGCTGATGTAACTGAGCATTTTGAAGCACACGTTGTTTGGATGGGTGAAGCAGCGTTACAACCGGGTAAAGAATACGAGTTTAAAACGGCAAGTAAGAACGTTTATGGCCGTGTTGATGACATTAACTATCTAATTGATGTGAATACGTTAGCCAGCCGTAAAGGAAGTGAACTTAAATTAAATGAAGTCGGATCATGTAATATTACGACCAATGGTGCCGTGGTTGTTGACTCATACGATAAAGTCAAATGCACAGGTTCTTTCGTTATTATTGACCGATTGACCAACATCACGGTGGGCGCGGGTATGATAACCAAAACGTCATTAGTACCGGATCCAACAAAAACAGAAGCACTGCGTCAATATTCGCAATCGGAAGTTGAACTTAACGCGTTTATTCGTAAAAACTACCCTGAATGGGACTGTAAAGCCATTTGA
- the cysD gene encoding sulfate adenylyltransferase subunit CysD: MTLTHLKQLEAESIHIIREVAAEFDNPVMLYSVGKDSAVMLHLALKAFYPAKPPFPLMHVDTTFKFKEMIEYRDQIANKYGLDLIVHINQEGVEAGINPFDHGSAKHTDIMKTQALKQALNKHQFDAAFGGARRDEEKSRAKERVYSFRDKNHRWDPKNQRPELWNVYNGKVNKGESIRVFPLSNWTELDIWQYIYLENIQLPSLYLAAQRPVVERDGTLIMVDDERLPLAVGEEPEMKMVRFRTLGCYPLTGAVESNATTLPEIIQEMLLTKTSERQGRVIDKDASGSMEKKKMDGYF, encoded by the coding sequence ATGACGCTAACTCACTTAAAACAATTAGAAGCCGAATCTATCCATATCATCCGGGAAGTTGCTGCTGAATTTGATAATCCAGTCATGCTTTACTCGGTTGGTAAAGACTCTGCCGTTATGTTACACCTTGCATTAAAAGCCTTTTACCCGGCGAAACCGCCATTTCCACTGATGCACGTTGATACCACCTTTAAATTCAAAGAAATGATTGAATATCGTGATCAAATTGCCAACAAATATGGTTTAGATTTGATTGTCCACATCAATCAAGAAGGGGTTGAAGCGGGTATCAACCCCTTTGATCACGGCAGTGCCAAGCACACCGATATCATGAAAACCCAAGCGCTAAAACAAGCGCTTAATAAGCATCAGTTCGATGCTGCGTTTGGTGGTGCTCGTCGTGACGAAGAAAAGTCACGTGCTAAAGAGCGCGTGTACTCATTCCGTGATAAAAACCATCGGTGGGATCCAAAAAATCAACGTCCAGAGCTTTGGAATGTCTATAACGGTAAAGTAAACAAGGGTGAAAGCATCCGTGTATTCCCTTTATCAAACTGGACAGAGCTTGATATCTGGCAATACATTTACCTAGAAAACATCCAGTTGCCATCATTGTATTTAGCGGCACAGCGTCCGGTCGTTGAGCGTGATGGTACCTTGATCATGGTTGATGATGAGCGCCTACCTCTGGCGGTCGGTGAAGAGCCTGAAATGAAAATGGTGCGCTTTAGAACTCTTGGCTGTTACCCATTAACTGGTGCGGTGGAATCGAATGCCACAACATTACCTGAAATTATTCAAGAAATGCTGTTAACCAAAACGTCTGAGCGTCAAGGACGAGTGATTGATAAAGACGCAAGTGGCTCGATGGAAAAGAAGAAAATGGACGGTTACTTTTAA
- the kdsB gene encoding 3-deoxy-manno-octulosonate cytidylyltransferase — protein sequence MTPKFTVVIPARYDSSRLPGKVLADIQGKPMIQWVAEKAMASGADKVIIATDNDKVAAAVKAFGGDVCITRADHQSGTERLAEVVQTYGFADDEIIVNVQGDEPFIPSANIRQVANNLASQEKARMATLAVTIDSVEEALNPNAVKVLCDKEGYALYFSRATIPYDRERFLNNDVIKDIGDFYLRHIGIYAYRAGFINDYVAWPTSALEQIEALEQLRVLYQGERIHVQVASTRMPVEGIDTSQDLDKARAYAASL from the coding sequence ATGACCCCTAAATTTACCGTGGTTATTCCCGCTCGCTACGATTCAAGTCGCTTGCCGGGCAAAGTGCTTGCCGATATTCAAGGTAAGCCAATGATCCAATGGGTAGCGGAAAAGGCGATGGCCTCAGGTGCCGACAAGGTGATCATTGCTACTGACAACGATAAAGTGGCCGCTGCAGTTAAGGCTTTTGGTGGTGATGTATGCATCACCCGAGCCGATCATCAATCGGGCACCGAACGTTTGGCAGAAGTGGTGCAAACGTATGGCTTTGCGGATGATGAGATCATCGTTAATGTACAAGGTGATGAGCCGTTTATCCCCAGCGCTAACATTCGCCAGGTAGCCAATAACCTCGCGAGTCAGGAGAAGGCGCGTATGGCGACCTTGGCGGTAACTATTGACTCGGTGGAAGAAGCACTAAATCCTAACGCGGTGAAAGTGTTATGCGATAAAGAGGGGTATGCTCTGTATTTTTCACGAGCGACCATTCCTTATGACAGAGAGCGCTTTTTAAATAACGATGTTATCAAGGATATCGGCGATTTTTATTTACGTCATATCGGTATTTACGCCTATCGAGCGGGTTTTATTAACGATTATGTGGCTTGGCCGACCAGCGCCCTTGAACAAATTGAAGCGCTAGAGCAGTTGCGCGTCTTGTATCAAGGCGAGCGCATCCATGTGCAAGTAGCCAGTACCCGTATGCCGGTTGAAGGGATTGATACTTCGCAAGATTTAGACAAAGCTCGCGCGTATGCCGCTTCTTTATAA
- a CDS encoding Trm112 family protein: MAFDMKLMEILACPVCKGKLALSQDKRELICKFDKVAYPITHDIPVLLEGEARKLNQESEA; encoded by the coding sequence ATGGCTTTTGATATGAAACTGATGGAAATTCTGGCTTGCCCAGTATGTAAAGGCAAACTGGCATTGAGCCAGGACAAGCGCGAGCTGATTTGTAAATTTGATAAAGTCGCTTACCCGATTACCCACGATATCCCGGTGTTACTCGAAGGGGAAGCCCGTAAGCTCAATCAAGAGAGTGAGGCATAG
- the lpxK gene encoding tetraacyldisaccharide 4'-kinase, translated as MRLIEKAWYQNHPVKWLLLPLSGLFWLLSAIRRLLYRLKLLSQPALDVPVVIVGNIGVGGNGKTPMVVLLVEQLQQRGIRVGVISRGYGGQKRNTPLQIDDSVSAAEGGDEPVLIYQRTKAPVVIGADRVAAAQTLIEQGCQLIISDDGLQHYRLKRDVELVIVDGNRRFGNGWLLPAGPLREGQWRLQHVDQVIINGGVAKDNELLMTLRATHVINLISGEKQTVADFINAHGQHGVNALAGIGDPQRFFNTLAQLGFSLARVQGFVDHHHFQAEDIAQFEHNLPLLMTEKDAVKCKPIAHQQCWYLPVDASFSPSQHNQLIELILSRCEPYGF; from the coding sequence GTGCGTTTAATTGAAAAAGCTTGGTATCAAAATCACCCCGTCAAATGGCTGTTATTGCCGCTAAGCGGTTTGTTTTGGTTACTCAGTGCCATTCGTCGGCTTTTGTATCGGCTGAAACTATTGTCACAACCGGCGCTTGATGTGCCCGTGGTGATTGTGGGCAATATTGGTGTTGGCGGTAATGGCAAGACACCAATGGTGGTATTGTTGGTTGAGCAATTACAACAACGTGGTATTCGTGTCGGCGTCATAAGCCGTGGTTATGGCGGTCAAAAGCGTAACACCCCATTGCAGATTGATGATAGCGTCAGTGCCGCAGAAGGCGGTGATGAGCCAGTACTGATTTATCAGCGCACCAAGGCACCAGTGGTCATCGGAGCCGATCGCGTTGCGGCAGCACAGACGCTCATTGAGCAAGGTTGTCAGCTTATTATCAGTGATGATGGATTACAGCATTATCGCCTTAAACGCGACGTGGAACTGGTGATTGTGGATGGTAACCGCCGCTTTGGTAATGGCTGGCTGTTACCTGCTGGGCCATTACGGGAAGGGCAGTGGCGTTTACAGCATGTAGATCAGGTGATTATTAATGGCGGCGTAGCCAAAGACAACGAATTGCTGATGACATTGCGAGCAACCCATGTGATAAACCTTATTAGCGGTGAAAAGCAAACCGTTGCTGACTTTATAAACGCACATGGCCAACATGGTGTTAATGCCTTAGCGGGGATTGGCGATCCACAGCGCTTTTTTAACACGTTAGCACAACTTGGCTTTAGCTTAGCTCGGGTGCAAGGGTTTGTTGACCATCATCATTTTCAAGCAGAGGACATCGCCCAGTTTGAGCATAACCTTCCTTTATTGATGACTGAAAAAGATGCGGTAAAATGCAAACCTATCGCTCATCAGCAGTGTTGGTATTTACCGGTGGATGCGAGTTTTTCGCCATCACAACATAACCAATTAATTGAACTTATTTTATCGAGATGTGAACCTTATGGCTTTTGA
- the msbA gene encoding lipid A export permease/ATP-binding protein MsbA: MPKKEPQSDTIDTDMNTEAVVVNDAASVNAEPVSTWHNFKRLFAYTRGLRAGLTVSIIGMLAYAGVDTLFFSQLQPLIDDGLTNANPNILKYAPIFVLVAFLLRGVAHFIATYCLEWVGNHVVMRLRQQLFEHIVAMPVAFHDSESTGSLISKITYDTEQLHNAVSKALVTLIREGAFVIGLLGLMFYHSWQLSSIFLLIVPIVAAIVVVVSKRFRSVSRHIQKMMGVVTSATEQTFNGHKVVLTFGGQQREFDRFADINNQNRQQRMKLVAAKAGSVPIIQIIASFALAFVLYMAGQDGFVDNLTPGVFTTVVTCMIMMLRPLKLLTTVNSEFQRGMSAAASVFDVLDQPVEQDSGSLPLEKATGHITFDDVTFSYKNADKPALNNVSFSVEPGKTLALVGRSGSGKSTISSLLLRFYNANHGAVNIDGENIRDYVLKDVRRQFAYVSQQVVLFNDTLANNIAYGRPDASRDAIEAAANAAHVTEFADNLPQGLDTNIGENGSLLSGGQRQRVAIARALLCDAPFLILDEATSALDTESERHIQDALQTLQKNRTCVVIAHRLSTIENADNIIVMEQGRVIEQGTHSELITAQGAYAQLHAFQFGE; encoded by the coding sequence ATGCCAAAAAAAGAGCCACAATCTGACACTATAGATACAGATATGAACACCGAAGCTGTCGTGGTGAATGACGCAGCGTCAGTCAATGCGGAGCCTGTGAGTACATGGCATAATTTTAAACGCCTATTTGCTTACACACGCGGACTGCGTGCTGGCTTGACGGTATCCATTATTGGGATGCTCGCGTATGCCGGCGTTGATACTCTGTTTTTCTCGCAGCTACAACCTCTGATCGATGATGGTTTAACCAATGCCAACCCCAATATTTTAAAATACGCACCGATTTTTGTACTCGTCGCATTTTTGTTGCGCGGTGTCGCCCATTTTATTGCCACCTATTGTTTGGAATGGGTGGGTAATCATGTGGTGATGCGCTTACGTCAACAATTGTTTGAACATATTGTTGCTATGCCGGTGGCCTTTCACGATTCGGAATCAACCGGCTCTTTGATCTCAAAAATTACCTACGATACCGAGCAGTTACATAATGCGGTATCAAAAGCGTTAGTCACATTGATCCGCGAAGGGGCGTTTGTTATCGGTTTGCTTGGCCTGATGTTTTATCACAGCTGGCAACTGTCATCGATTTTCCTATTGATCGTGCCGATTGTGGCTGCCATTGTGGTGGTGGTATCAAAGCGATTTCGCTCGGTCAGTCGTCATATTCAAAAAATGATGGGCGTGGTCACCAGTGCCACTGAGCAAACCTTTAATGGTCATAAAGTGGTGCTGACGTTTGGTGGTCAACAACGTGAGTTTGACCGTTTTGCCGATATCAACAATCAAAACCGTCAACAGCGCATGAAACTGGTGGCGGCCAAAGCGGGTAGCGTGCCGATCATTCAAATTATCGCCTCGTTTGCGTTAGCGTTTGTGCTTTATATGGCAGGGCAAGACGGCTTTGTCGATAATTTAACACCAGGGGTGTTTACCACGGTGGTCACCTGTATGATCATGATGCTACGACCGCTGAAGCTACTTACCACCGTTAATAGTGAATTTCAGCGCGGAATGTCGGCAGCCGCCAGCGTTTTTGATGTGCTTGATCAACCGGTCGAGCAAGATAGCGGTTCATTACCGCTTGAGAAAGCCACTGGCCATATTACTTTTGACGATGTGACGTTTTCTTATAAAAATGCCGATAAGCCGGCGTTGAATAACGTCAGTTTTTCGGTAGAGCCAGGTAAAACGCTGGCCTTGGTAGGCCGCTCGGGTTCGGGCAAGTCGACCATCAGCTCGTTGCTGCTGCGCTTTTATAACGCCAACCATGGTGCGGTGAACATTGATGGTGAAAATATTCGAGATTATGTGCTCAAAGATGTGCGCCGCCAATTTGCCTATGTGTCGCAGCAAGTGGTGCTGTTTAATGATACATTAGCGAATAATATCGCTTATGGTAGACCTGATGCCAGCCGCGACGCGATTGAAGCCGCTGCAAATGCGGCGCATGTAACGGAATTTGCCGATAACTTGCCACAAGGTTTAGATACCAACATTGGTGAGAATGGCTCACTGTTATCAGGTGGTCAACGCCAACGTGTGGCGATTGCGCGTGCGCTGCTGTGTGATGCGCCGTTTTTGATTTTAGATGAGGCGACCAGTGCTTTAGATACCGAATCAGAGCGCCATATTCAAGATGCACTGCAAACGTTGCAAAAAAATCGCACCTGTGTGGTGATCGCCCATCGTTTATCGACGATTGAAAATGCGGACAACATTATCGTCATGGAGCAAGGTCGGGTGATAGAGCAAGGCACTCACAGTGAGCTGATCACAGCCCAAGGAGCGTATGCGCAATTGCACGCTTTTCAGTTTGGTGAATAA